The following proteins are co-located in the Pseudomonas sp. ATCC 13867 genome:
- a CDS encoding 3-hydroxyacyl-CoA dehydrogenase NAD-binding domain-containing protein, producing MTDAIRYEKGQDNIVVLTMDMPGQSANIMNGAYREAMTGIVARLEAEKDSIAGVVLTSAKKTFFAGGDLNELIKVTRAEAQAFYEGILVIKGQLRRLETLGKPVVAAINGAALGGGWEICLACHHRIALDESHVQLGLPEVTLGLLPGGGGVVRMVRLLGLEKALPYLAEGKKVRPDQALKAGLIHQLASSREDMLAKAREWIAANPAAKQPWDSAGYKIPGGTPASPAVAQMLAIAPSVLRDKTKGCFPAPEKIMCAAVEGAQVDFDTAQLIEARYFTELTTGQVAKNMIGTFWFQLNEINAGKSRPQGIAPQQTKKVGVIGAGMMGAGIAYVSAAAGIEVVLKDVSIESAEKGKAYSAGLLDKKVGKGQMSAEKRDAFLARIKPTASDADFEGCDLIIEAVFEDRGLKARVSAAAESSALPDAVIASNTSTLPITGLAEAVARPQKFIGLHFFSPVDKMPLVEIIRGEKTDDATLARAFDYVLQIKKTPIVVHDSRGFFTSRVFGTFTNEGVAMLGEGVSAAMIENQARQAGMPVGPLAISDEVSMSLMSHIREQTRKDLEAEGKVMPQHPAFAVVDLMVNEYKRPGKVAGAGFYDYPANGRKRLWPELKQRFEKADAQISPEDVRDRILFVQAIETVRCVEEGVLTSTADANIGSIFGIGFAAWSGGALQFINQYGLKDFIARAQYLAEQYGERFLPPALLLEKAARGENF from the coding sequence ATGACCGACGCCATCCGTTACGAGAAAGGCCAGGACAACATCGTCGTCCTGACCATGGACATGCCCGGCCAGAGCGCCAACATCATGAACGGTGCGTACCGCGAGGCCATGACCGGCATCGTCGCGCGCCTGGAAGCCGAGAAGGATTCGATCGCCGGCGTGGTGCTCACCTCGGCGAAGAAGACCTTCTTCGCCGGCGGCGACCTCAATGAACTGATCAAGGTCACCCGGGCAGAAGCGCAAGCCTTCTACGAAGGCATCCTGGTCATCAAGGGTCAGCTGCGCCGCCTGGAAACCCTCGGCAAGCCCGTGGTCGCCGCCATCAATGGCGCGGCCCTGGGCGGCGGCTGGGAAATCTGCCTGGCCTGCCACCACCGTATCGCCCTGGACGAAAGCCACGTCCAGCTTGGCCTGCCGGAAGTCACCCTGGGCCTGCTGCCTGGTGGCGGTGGCGTGGTGCGCATGGTGCGCCTGCTCGGCCTGGAGAAAGCCCTGCCGTACCTGGCCGAGGGCAAGAAGGTACGCCCGGACCAGGCGCTCAAGGCCGGCCTCATTCACCAACTGGCGTCCAGCCGCGAAGACATGCTGGCCAAGGCCCGCGAGTGGATCGCCGCCAACCCGGCCGCCAAGCAGCCGTGGGACAGCGCCGGCTACAAGATCCCCGGAGGCACGCCGGCAAGCCCGGCCGTGGCGCAGATGCTGGCCATCGCCCCGTCCGTGCTGCGCGACAAGACCAAGGGCTGCTTCCCGGCGCCGGAGAAGATCATGTGCGCCGCCGTGGAAGGTGCGCAGGTGGACTTCGACACCGCGCAACTGATCGAGGCGCGCTACTTCACCGAGCTGACCACCGGCCAGGTGGCGAAGAACATGATCGGCACCTTCTGGTTCCAGCTCAACGAGATCAACGCCGGCAAGTCGCGCCCGCAGGGCATCGCGCCGCAGCAGACGAAGAAGGTCGGGGTGATCGGCGCCGGCATGATGGGCGCGGGCATCGCCTACGTCTCGGCCGCCGCCGGCATCGAGGTGGTGCTCAAGGACGTCTCCATCGAATCGGCTGAGAAGGGCAAGGCCTACTCCGCCGGCCTGCTGGACAAGAAGGTCGGCAAGGGCCAGATGAGCGCCGAGAAACGCGACGCCTTCCTCGCGCGGATCAAGCCGACCGCCAGCGACGCCGACTTCGAAGGCTGCGACCTGATCATCGAAGCCGTGTTCGAAGACCGTGGCCTGAAGGCCAGGGTCAGCGCTGCTGCCGAGTCCTCCGCGCTGCCGGACGCGGTGATCGCCTCCAACACCTCGACCCTGCCGATCACCGGCCTGGCCGAAGCCGTGGCGCGGCCGCAGAAATTCATCGGCCTGCACTTCTTCAGCCCGGTGGACAAGATGCCGCTGGTGGAGATCATCCGTGGCGAGAAGACCGACGACGCCACCTTGGCCCGCGCCTTCGACTACGTCCTGCAGATCAAGAAGACTCCGATCGTCGTCCACGACAGCCGCGGCTTCTTCACTTCCCGCGTGTTCGGCACCTTCACCAACGAAGGCGTGGCCATGCTCGGCGAGGGCGTGTCGGCGGCGATGATCGAGAACCAGGCGCGCCAGGCCGGCATGCCGGTGGGCCCGCTGGCGATCAGCGACGAAGTGTCCATGAGCCTGATGAGCCACATCCGCGAGCAGACCCGCAAGGATCTGGAGGCCGAAGGCAAGGTGATGCCGCAGCACCCGGCCTTCGCCGTGGTGGACCTGATGGTCAACGAATACAAGCGCCCGGGCAAAGTCGCTGGCGCCGGTTTCTACGACTACCCCGCCAATGGCAGGAAGCGCCTGTGGCCGGAACTGAAGCAGCGCTTCGAGAAGGCGGACGCGCAGATTTCTCCGGAAGACGTGCGTGACCGCATCCTCTTCGTGCAGGCCATCGAGACGGTGCGCTGCGTGGAGGAGGGCGTGCTGACCTCCACCGCCGACGCCAACATCGGCTCGATCTTCGGCATCGGCTTCGCGGCCTGGAGCGGTGGTGCGTTGCAGTTCATCAACCAGTACGGTCTGAAGGACTTCATCGCCCGCGCCCAGTACCTGGCCGAGCAGTACGGCGAGCGCTTCCTGCCGCCGGCGCTGCTGCTGGAGAAGGCCGCCCGCGGCGAGAATTTCTGA
- a CDS encoding amidotransferase — protein sequence MSLHICILETDILRPELIDQYKGYGWMFQQLFAKQPVPAEFKVYNVVEGHYPPDDEKFDAYLVTGSKADSFGTDPWIQTLKDYVFKLYERGDKLLGVCFGHQLLALVLGGKTERASQGWGVGIHDYRIEEQPEWMSPASGDGLTLLVSHQDQVTELPHGARRIASSDFCPNAAYAIGDQVLCFQGHPEFQSDYSQAILELRKHVFSEPVFQSGIDSLSRPHQGTTVGEWMMRFVQQGRDEKKSVA from the coding sequence ATGTCGTTGCATATCTGCATTCTGGAAACCGACATCCTCCGTCCCGAACTGATCGACCAGTACAAGGGCTATGGCTGGATGTTCCAGCAACTGTTCGCCAAGCAACCCGTTCCGGCCGAGTTCAAGGTCTACAACGTGGTGGAAGGGCATTACCCGCCCGACGATGAGAAGTTCGATGCGTACCTGGTGACCGGCAGCAAGGCGGACTCCTTCGGCACTGATCCCTGGATCCAGACCCTCAAGGACTACGTGTTCAAGCTCTACGAGCGCGGTGACAAGCTGCTGGGCGTGTGCTTCGGCCACCAGTTGCTGGCGCTGGTGCTCGGCGGCAAGACCGAGCGTGCCAGCCAGGGCTGGGGCGTGGGCATCCACGACTATCGCATCGAGGAGCAGCCGGAGTGGATGAGCCCGGCGTCGGGCGATGGCCTGACCCTGCTGGTCAGCCACCAGGACCAGGTCACCGAGCTGCCCCACGGCGCGCGTCGCATTGCCTCCAGCGACTTCTGCCCGAACGCGGCCTACGCCATCGGTGATCAGGTGCTGTGCTTCCAGGGCCATCCTGAGTTCCAGAGCGACTACTCCCAGGCCATCCTCGAGCTGCGCAAACACGTCTTCAGCGAGCCGGTGTTCCAGTCCGGCATCGACAGCCTCTCGCGTCCGCACCAGGGCACGACCGTCGGCGAATGGATGATGCGCTTTGTCCAGCAAGGTCGTGACGAGAAGAAGAGCGTAGCCTGA
- a CDS encoding IS3 family transposase (programmed frameshift), translated as MTEGVRRSQRDYTLAFKLAVVEQVEKGEMSYKQAQARYGIQGRSTVLVWLRKHGRQNWSQGASIRSSRRGSMTDEKTPLTPEQRIKELEQQLEVMSQKAQFFEAVVDVLKNDYGVSIVKKRPRQVLTQRQVQGLSVSRACQFLGVSRQAYYQRNRAADRRSQQDRQIVQFVREVRMRQPRLGTRKLHFLLQEQARAELRVGRDRLFRVLAEQRLLVAPKRAYHKTTHSFHRFYRHPNLLKPGPQQVLPSAPERVWVADITYLPSLSGPLYLSLVTDAYSRKIVGHHVHDSLHAESVACAFSLALQRRRTRHALVHHSDRGIQYCSAHYQRLHARHGITCSMTDGYDCYQNALAERVNGILKNELLIQPPADLAQARRMVHEAVDIYNRERPHHALKYKTPDAMHRAF; from the exons ATGACAGAAGGTGTGCGTCGTAGTCAGCGTGATTACACGCTGGCTTTTAAACTGGCGGTGGTCGAGCAGGTCGAAAAAGGCGAAATGAGTTACAAGCAGGCCCAGGCCCGCTACGGTATCCAGGGGCGCTCGACGGTGTTGGTGTGGCTACGCAAGCACGGCCGACAGAACTGGAGCCAGGGCGCATCCATTCGCTCTAGTCGGAGGGGTTCGATGACTGATGAGAAAACACCGCTGACGCCGGAGCAGCGAATCAAGGAGCTTGAGCAGCAGCTTGAGGTCATGAGCCAAAAGGCTCAGTTCTTCGAGGCGGTGGTGGATGTCCTGAAGAATGACTATGGCGTCTCCATCGTAAAAAAGCGTC CCCGGCAAGTCCTCACGCAAAGACAAGTCCAAGGGCTGAGCGTTAGCAGGGCTTGCCAGTTCCTGGGCGTCAGTCGCCAGGCCTATTACCAGCGCAACCGCGCGGCGGATCGGCGCTCCCAGCAGGATCGGCAGATTGTTCAGTTTGTCCGGGAGGTGCGGATGCGTCAGCCTCGGCTGGGCACGCGCAAGCTGCATTTTCTGCTTCAGGAACAGGCCCGCGCAGAGCTTCGCGTGGGGCGGGATCGCTTGTTTCGCGTCCTGGCGGAGCAGCGCCTACTGGTTGCGCCCAAGCGGGCGTACCACAAGACCACTCACAGCTTTCACCGCTTCTACCGCCACCCCAATCTGCTCAAGCCTGGCCCGCAACAGGTGTTGCCCAGCGCTCCGGAGCGCGTCTGGGTGGCCGATATCACCTACCTGCCAAGCCTGAGCGGCCCGCTGTATCTGAGCCTGGTCACCGACGCCTATTCGCGCAAGATCGTCGGTCACCATGTCCATGACAGCCTGCATGCCGAGTCGGTGGCCTGCGCGTTCAGCCTGGCGTTACAGCGACGCAGGACGCGGCATGCCCTGGTGCATCACTCGGACCGCGGTATCCAGTACTGCTCTGCGCATTACCAGCGCCTGCATGCACGACACGGCATCACCTGCTCGATGACCGATGGTTATGACTGCTACCAGAATGCGCTGGCCGAACGGGTCAACGGCATCCTGAAGAATGAGCTACTGATACAGCCCCCGGCAGACCTGGCCCAGGCGCGTCGGATGGTGCACGAGGCCGTCGATATCTATAACCGGGAGCGTCCCCACCACGCTCTGAAATACAAAACGCCCGATGCAATGCATCGGGCGTTTTGA
- a CDS encoding magnesium and cobalt transport protein CorA has translation MGRVIASAVYSKGHKVADIPLEAGYRWACQPDHFVWTGLQEPTPEEMYDLQRQFNLHELAVSDALEKHSRPKLETFGDALFIVIYSPIRADNRLMFVETHLFAGIGYIISARHGFSQSYSQVRQRCEARPLLLAHGTDFVLYALLDFVVGNYEPVVEAIREEIEELEQQVLRKPLTQEQIEKIYGLRREVLKLKHYAAPMVEICQELQRLDFPFIDKQMRPYFRDVAIHVNRLLEDLTTLRDVASQTIEVGLLLESSRQSVVQRKFAAWAAILAFPTAVAGIYGMNFEYIPELRWHYGYFLIMGLLALGCVGLYISFKQADWL, from the coding sequence ATGGGCCGAGTCATCGCATCCGCCGTGTACAGCAAGGGCCACAAGGTCGCCGACATCCCCCTGGAAGCCGGCTATCGCTGGGCCTGCCAGCCCGACCACTTCGTCTGGACCGGCCTGCAGGAGCCGACACCGGAGGAAATGTACGACCTGCAGCGACAGTTCAACCTGCACGAACTGGCCGTCTCCGATGCCCTGGAGAAGCACAGCAGGCCCAAGCTGGAGACATTCGGCGATGCGCTGTTCATCGTCATTTACTCGCCGATCCGTGCCGATAACAGGCTGATGTTCGTGGAAACCCACCTGTTCGCCGGCATCGGCTACATCATCAGCGCACGTCACGGTTTCTCCCAGTCCTACTCGCAGGTCCGCCAGCGCTGTGAAGCGCGGCCACTGCTGCTGGCCCACGGCACCGACTTCGTGCTCTACGCCCTGCTCGACTTCGTGGTGGGCAACTACGAGCCGGTGGTGGAGGCCATTCGCGAGGAAATAGAAGAACTGGAGCAGCAGGTACTACGCAAGCCGCTGACCCAGGAGCAGATCGAGAAGATCTACGGCCTGCGCCGCGAAGTGCTCAAGCTCAAGCACTATGCCGCGCCGATGGTGGAGATCTGCCAGGAACTGCAGCGGCTCGACTTCCCCTTCATCGACAAGCAGATGCGCCCCTATTTCCGCGACGTGGCGATCCACGTCAACCGCCTGCTGGAAGACCTCACCACCCTGCGCGACGTAGCCAGCCAGACCATCGAGGTCGGCCTGCTGCTGGAGTCCTCGCGGCAGAGCGTGGTGCAGCGCAAGTTCGCCGCCTGGGCGGCGATCCTCGCCTTTCCCACGGCGGTGGCCGGCATCTACGGGATGAACTTCGAATACATCCCGGAGCTGCGCTGGCACTATGGCTACTTCCTGATCATGGGATTGCTGGCGCTGGGCTGCGTAGGGCTGTACATCAGTTTCAAGCAGGCGGATTGGCTGTGA
- a CDS encoding macro domain-containing protein, with protein sequence MIRYVEGDILLSKAQVIAHGIAPQDHFDSGLALALRERWPSMVRDYRHAAHSDAPQSGSIWVWSGVDAEGGTRCIVNLLTQDMQGAGRAARPAKATLENVGHCLKELARYLQSERVASVALPCLATGVGGLDWKDVKPLVERYLAEQDTTVVVYEVYRKGVAAAE encoded by the coding sequence ATGATTCGATACGTTGAAGGCGACATTCTGCTCAGCAAGGCCCAGGTCATCGCGCACGGCATCGCGCCGCAGGACCATTTCGATTCCGGCCTGGCCCTGGCCCTGCGCGAGCGCTGGCCGTCGATGGTGCGCGACTACCGTCACGCCGCCCATTCGGATGCGCCGCAGTCCGGCTCGATCTGGGTCTGGTCGGGTGTCGATGCCGAGGGTGGCACCCGCTGCATTGTCAATCTGCTGACTCAGGACATGCAGGGCGCGGGGCGTGCCGCGCGGCCGGCGAAGGCGACACTGGAGAACGTCGGGCATTGCCTGAAGGAGCTCGCCCGGTATCTGCAGAGCGAAAGGGTCGCCAGCGTGGCGCTGCCCTGCCTGGCAACCGGTGTCGGCGGGCTCGACTGGAAGGATGTGAAACCTCTGGTGGAGCGTTACCTGGCCGAGCAGGACACCACCGTGGTGGTCTACGAGGTCTACCGCAAGGGCGTGGCCGCCGCTGAGTGA
- a CDS encoding crotonase/enoyl-CoA hydratase family protein gives MSELITYQLEDGIATLTLSNGKVNAISPAVIEAFNQALDRAEQDRAVVIVTGQPGILSGGYDLKVMTSGPENAVNLVAAGSSLARRMLAHPYPIIMACTGHAVAKGAFLLLSADYRIGIEGPFQIGLNEVAIGMTMHHVGIELARDRLRRSAFTRSVINAEMFNPRDAVDAGFLDKVVPAEQLQEAALEAARHLKKLNMTAHRNTKLKVRKQLLETLDRSIELDKKHLG, from the coding sequence ATGAGTGAGCTGATCACCTACCAACTCGAAGACGGCATCGCCACCCTGACCCTGAGCAACGGCAAGGTGAACGCGATCTCCCCCGCCGTCATCGAGGCCTTCAACCAGGCACTGGATCGGGCGGAACAGGATCGGGCCGTGGTCATCGTGACCGGCCAACCCGGCATCCTCTCCGGTGGCTACGACCTGAAAGTGATGACCTCCGGGCCGGAAAACGCCGTCAACCTGGTGGCTGCCGGCTCCAGCCTGGCGCGCCGCATGCTCGCCCATCCCTACCCGATCATCATGGCCTGCACCGGCCATGCGGTGGCCAAGGGTGCCTTCCTGCTGCTCTCGGCGGACTACCGCATCGGCATTGAGGGCCCGTTCCAGATAGGCCTCAACGAAGTCGCCATCGGCATGACCATGCACCACGTCGGTATCGAACTGGCCCGCGACCGCCTGCGCCGCTCGGCCTTCACCCGCTCGGTGATCAACGCCGAGATGTTCAACCCGCGCGATGCCGTGGACGCGGGCTTCCTCGACAAGGTGGTGCCGGCCGAACAACTGCAGGAAGCCGCCCTGGAAGCCGCGCGCCATCTGAAAAAGCTCAACATGACCGCCCACCGCAACACCAAGCTGAAAGTGCGCAAGCAGTTGCTGGAAACCCTCGACCGCTCCATCGAGCTGGACAAGAAACACCTCGGCTGA
- a CDS encoding GNAT family N-acetyltransferase, producing the protein MSDSLSIHHDETSHQFVTTVDGHRAYLAYMDLGKQTLDIYRTFVPDSLRGRGIAAALTEHALQYAERKGYSVIPSCSYVERYLERRQRHTDTAL; encoded by the coding sequence GTGAGTGACTCGTTGTCCATCCATCATGATGAAACCAGCCACCAGTTCGTCACGACGGTGGACGGCCATCGTGCCTACCTGGCCTACATGGATCTGGGCAAGCAGACGCTCGACATCTACCGCACCTTCGTCCCGGACAGCCTGCGCGGCCGCGGCATCGCCGCCGCCCTTACCGAGCACGCCCTGCAGTACGCCGAGCGCAAGGGTTACAGCGTGATCCCGTCGTGCTCCTACGTGGAGCGCTACCTGGAGCGCCGCCAGCGCCATACCGATACTGCGCTGTGA
- a CDS encoding 3-deoxy-7-phosphoheptulonate synthase gives MADLQIDDLNVASNETLITPEQLKREIPLTDAALRTVANGRQVVRDILDGKDHRLFVVIGPCSIHDIKAAHEYAERLKVLAAEVSDTLFLVMRVYFEKPRTTVGWKGLINDPYLDDSFKIQDGLHIGRQLLRDLAEMGLPTATEALDPISPQYLQDLISWSAIGARTTESQTHREMASGLSSAVGFKNGTDGSLTVAINALQSVSSPHRFLGINQEGGVSIVTTKGNAYGHVVLRGGNGKPNYDSVSVALCEQELTKAKIPLNVMVDCSHANSNKDPALQPLVMDNVANQIAEGNNSIVGLMVESHLGWGSQPIPKDLCQLQYGVSITDACIDWDATEKAVRSMHAKLKDVLPKRQRG, from the coding sequence ATGGCTGATTTACAGATCGACGACCTTAACGTTGCCTCCAACGAGACACTGATCACGCCGGAGCAGCTCAAGCGCGAAATCCCCCTGACCGACGCCGCCCTGCGCACTGTCGCCAACGGCCGCCAGGTCGTCCGCGACATCCTCGACGGCAAGGACCATCGCCTGTTCGTGGTGATCGGCCCCTGCTCGATCCACGACATCAAGGCCGCCCACGAATATGCCGAGCGCCTGAAGGTGCTGGCCGCGGAAGTCTCCGACACGCTGTTCCTGGTGATGCGCGTGTACTTCGAGAAGCCGCGCACCACCGTCGGCTGGAAGGGCCTGATCAACGACCCCTACCTGGACGACTCCTTCAAGATCCAGGACGGCCTGCACATCGGCCGCCAACTGCTGCGCGACCTCGCCGAGATGGGCCTGCCCACCGCCACCGAGGCGCTCGACCCGATCTCCCCGCAGTACCTGCAGGACCTGATCAGCTGGTCGGCCATCGGCGCGCGCACCACCGAATCCCAGACCCACCGCGAGATGGCTTCCGGCCTGTCCTCGGCGGTCGGCTTCAAGAACGGCACCGACGGCAGCCTGACCGTGGCGATCAACGCCCTGCAGTCGGTTTCCAGCCCGCACCGTTTCCTCGGTATCAACCAGGAAGGCGGCGTGTCCATCGTCACCACCAAGGGCAACGCTTACGGCCACGTGGTGCTGCGCGGTGGCAACGGCAAGCCGAATTATGACTCGGTCAGCGTCGCCCTGTGCGAACAGGAACTGACCAAGGCGAAGATTCCGCTGAACGTGATGGTCGACTGCAGCCACGCCAACTCCAACAAGGATCCGGCCCTGCAGCCGCTGGTGATGGACAACGTCGCCAACCAGATCGCCGAGGGCAACAACTCCATCGTCGGCCTGATGGTGGAAAGCCACCTGGGCTGGGGCAGCCAGCCAATCCCCAAGGACCTGTGCCAGCTGCAGTACGGCGTGTCGATCACCGATGCCTGCATCGACTGGGACGCCACCGAAAAGGCCGTGCGCAGCATGCACGCCAAGCTCAAGGACGTCCTGCCCAAGCGTCAGCGCGGTTGA
- a CDS encoding PilZ domain-containing protein has product MRQFLRHPCDLPVELVIRKQTFLPRQRLHNISLGGVACNSPRGFRRGTSIELRIPLLGDAARYPGVVAWSRKQNSEYVVGIAFIDEDTLFRARMVEQVCQIERYRRRREQESGVAQPIEELALEWIAHNAQDFPLFCAV; this is encoded by the coding sequence ATGCGTCAGTTCCTGCGTCACCCTTGTGACCTTCCGGTTGAGCTGGTCATCCGCAAGCAGACCTTCCTGCCGCGCCAGCGCCTGCACAATATCAGCCTCGGCGGCGTGGCGTGCAACTCGCCGCGGGGCTTTCGCCGCGGCACGTCCATCGAGTTGCGCATCCCCCTGCTGGGCGATGCCGCCCGCTATCCGGGCGTCGTGGCCTGGAGCCGCAAGCAGAACAGCGAGTACGTCGTGGGCATCGCCTTCATCGACGAAGACACCCTGTTCCGTGCCCGCATGGTCGAGCAGGTGTGCCAGATAGAGCGCTACCGGCGGCGGCGCGAGCAGGAGTCGGGCGTCGCCCAACCCATCGAAGAGCTCGCCCTGGAATGGATCGCGCACAACGCCCAGGACTTCCCATTGTTTTGCGCGGTCTGA
- a CDS encoding thioredoxin, with amino-acid sequence MTECSDCNLSSLGHLSIVPALELTDLDADRRLLSLTGVSLLVFTSEGCSSCRWARATLPTFGLPVDRLCWIDAGHSGGMVARYGVFHLPALFLVRDGHFLGPVHAALRPESLIEALCAGLSRPAEELP; translated from the coding sequence ATGACGGAATGCTCCGACTGCAATCTTTCTAGTCTTGGCCATTTGAGTATAGTGCCGGCCCTGGAGCTGACCGACCTGGACGCCGACCGCCGGCTGCTTTCCCTGACTGGCGTGTCGCTGCTGGTGTTCACCAGCGAGGGCTGTTCGTCCTGTCGCTGGGCGCGGGCGACGTTGCCGACGTTCGGGCTCCCGGTGGATCGTCTGTGCTGGATCGATGCCGGCCACAGTGGCGGGATGGTGGCGCGCTACGGCGTGTTTCACCTGCCGGCCTTGTTCCTGGTGCGTGACGGCCATTTTCTCGGCCCGGTCCACGCGGCCCTGCGTCCCGAATCCCTGATCGAAGCCTTGTGCGCCGGCCTGTCGCGCCCGGCTGAGGAGTTGCCTTGA
- a CDS encoding putative 2-dehydropantoate 2-reductase, with translation MNLRIGIIGTGAIGGFYGLMLARAGHDVHFLLRSEYPAVMENGLRLNSLVHGELSLAPVNAYEDASRMPPCDWLLVGAKTTSNASLAPLIAQAAAQGAKVLLLQNGLAVEDELRALLPDHLHLLGGLCFICVHRAAPGVVEHQAFGAVNIGYHSGQAADEPARQAIVEEGVGLFRNAELGSNAMPSLELARWQKLVWNIPYNGLSVLLDSGTRVIMDNPDSRALVAELMEEVVAGAAACGHALPSNIVGAMLASTDAMPDYLPSMYHDFAQCRPLELGAIYAAPLEAARKAGRELPRIEALYRALRFIDARNQAR, from the coding sequence ATGAATCTGCGAATCGGCATCATTGGAACCGGCGCCATCGGCGGTTTCTATGGCCTGATGCTGGCCCGTGCCGGCCATGACGTGCATTTCCTGCTGCGCAGCGAGTACCCGGCCGTGATGGAGAATGGACTGCGCCTGAACAGCCTGGTGCACGGCGAACTGAGCCTGGCGCCGGTGAATGCCTACGAGGATGCGTCCCGGATGCCCCCTTGCGACTGGCTGCTGGTTGGCGCCAAGACCACCAGCAATGCCAGCCTGGCGCCCCTGATCGCCCAGGCGGCCGCCCAGGGGGCCAAGGTCCTGCTGTTGCAGAACGGCCTGGCCGTCGAGGACGAGTTGCGCGCGCTGCTGCCGGATCACCTGCATCTGCTGGGCGGCCTCTGCTTCATCTGCGTGCACCGCGCCGCGCCGGGTGTCGTCGAGCACCAGGCCTTCGGCGCGGTGAACATCGGGTATCACTCCGGCCAGGCGGCGGATGAGCCGGCGCGCCAGGCGATCGTCGAAGAAGGTGTCGGGCTGTTCCGCAACGCCGAACTGGGTTCCAATGCCATGCCCAGTCTGGAGCTCGCACGCTGGCAGAAGCTGGTCTGGAACATTCCCTACAACGGTCTCTCGGTGCTGCTCGACAGCGGTACCCGGGTGATCATGGACAACCCCGACAGCCGTGCGCTGGTCGCCGAGCTGATGGAGGAGGTCGTGGCGGGCGCAGCGGCCTGTGGTCATGCGCTGCCGTCGAACATCGTCGGCGCGATGCTGGCCTCGACCGACGCCATGCCGGACTACCTGCCGAGCATGTACCACGATTTCGCGCAGTGCCGTCCGCTGGAACTGGGCGCGATCTATGCCGCGCCGCTGGAGGCCGCGCGCAAGGCAGGGCGCGAGCTGCCGAGGATCGAGGCGCTGTACCGCGCCCTGCGCTTCATCGATGCGCGCAACCAGGCTCGTTGA
- a CDS encoding 5'-nucleotidase — MAKGLGDKLVVAISSRALFDLRESHQVYEREGVEAYRQYQIAREDEVLPPGDAFALVQKLLALNGDSDSAPVEVILVSRNSADTGLRVFNSIQHYDLGISRAAFVGGRSPYPYLKAFNCHLFLSTHIDDVRSALDAGFAAATILSGGTRRENNGELRFAFDGDAVLFSDDSERVYQQGGLEAFQTHERESARQPLGGGPFKPFLAALNRVQQAFPQESCPIRTALVTARSAPAHERVIRTLREWDIRLDESLFLGGLDKAAFLEAFAADVFFDDQAGHCEKAREVVATGHVPHGVSNEKQAAG, encoded by the coding sequence ATGGCGAAGGGGCTGGGCGACAAACTGGTGGTGGCAATCTCCTCGCGGGCGCTGTTCGACCTGCGCGAGAGCCATCAGGTGTATGAGCGCGAGGGTGTCGAAGCCTATCGCCAGTACCAGATCGCTCGAGAGGACGAAGTACTACCGCCCGGCGATGCCTTTGCGCTGGTGCAGAAGCTGCTGGCGCTCAACGGCGACTCGGACAGCGCGCCGGTGGAGGTCATTCTGGTCTCGCGCAACAGCGCCGATACCGGCCTGCGGGTGTTCAACTCGATCCAGCACTACGATCTGGGCATTTCCCGCGCCGCCTTCGTCGGTGGCCGCAGCCCCTATCCCTACCTGAAGGCATTCAACTGCCACCTGTTCCTCTCCACCCACATCGACGATGTTCGCAGTGCGTTGGACGCCGGTTTCGCCGCTGCCACCATTCTTTCCGGAGGCACCCGGCGGGAGAACAATGGAGAGCTGCGCTTCGCCTTCGACGGCGATGCGGTGCTGTTCTCCGACGACTCCGAGCGCGTCTACCAGCAGGGCGGGCTGGAAGCGTTCCAGACCCATGAGCGCGAGTCCGCCCGCCAGCCGCTGGGTGGTGGTCCGTTCAAACCCTTCCTCGCGGCGCTCAACCGGGTGCAGCAGGCATTCCCGCAGGAGTCCTGCCCGATCCGCACGGCGCTGGTCACCGCCCGTTCGGCGCCGGCCCACGAGCGGGTGATCCGTACGCTGCGCGAATGGGACATCCGCCTCGACGAGTCGCTGTTCCTCGGTGGCCTGGACAAGGCCGCGTTCCTCGAAGCCTTCGCCGCCGACGTGTTCTTCGACGACCAGGCGGGGCACTGCGAAAAGGCCCGCGAAGTGGTCGCCACCGGGCATGTGCCGCATGGCGTCAGCAACGAGAAGCAGGCTGCCGGATAG